In the Haloactinospora alba genome, CAGCAACGCGGTAGTGTCGAACCAGTCCGGCCGCGGCTGGACCGCGCCCCTGCGATGCTGTCGCGCTGAACGCGCTTGCGGCACTGTTCGTTGCGCAGGTTGCCGCCGACCACCGCAAAACGACTGGGAAAGCCTTCTGGTGTGCGTCGATTCGTTCATCTCATCGCGGTTACGACCACGGCCGCTTTCGCGCTGGCACCGCTGAGCGCGCCCTCCGCCGCCCCACTGGCGGACACGGCCCCCGCGGCGGCGGACAACACCGACGGCAGCGGGGCCGTCCTCGTGGACGAGATCAGCCCGCGCGCGGTCGGGGCCGACGACACCCTCACGCTGTCCGGCCGCGTCACCAACACCACCGACAGCGAGCTGACGGACGCCAGTGTCCGGCTCCGGTACACCGAGGTCCCGTTCGAACAACGGTCGGAACTCGACACGTACGACGATGGCGAAAGCGACCCCCCGGAGCAGACCCACGGCGAGACTCCGATCGACACGGAGCTGGAAGCCGGAGAGTCCGCCACCTACGAGCTCGAGGTCGACGTGGCCGACCTCGACCTGGGCGGCGCCGGCGTCTACCCGATAGCCGTCGAGGCCCGGACCGGCTCCGGAACCGAGCTGGGCAGCCAGCGCACCTTCCTCCCCTACCAGGACGACTCGTCCCCCGAACCGGCCGATATCGCCTGGGTCTGGCCGCTGGCGGGAGGCCCGCACCGCACCGACGACGACACCTACCTGCACCGGGACTTCCCGCAGAGCCTCACCGCGGACGGCCGGCTGGGAACACTGCTCTCCGCCGGGGCCCAGGAAGGCGGACTCCCCCTGGCCCCGGAGGTGGACGACACCGCCCCTCCCCAGGAGGAGTCCGCGTCGCCCACCGACGACGACGCCGACGACGGGGCGGAGGGGGACGCCGACAGCGGGGTTCCCGTCACCTGGGCCGTCGACCCCGCGCTGCTCGACGACGTCAACCGCCTCACCGAGGACAGCTACGAGGTGCTGGCCGAACCACTGGCGGACGTCGAGGGCGAGGACCCCGAGACCACCGAGCACGACTCCAGCGGCGCCGCCCAGGTGTGGCTGGAACAGGCCCGGGACGCGCTCGGCGACGAGACGCTGGTCTCCACCCCCTACGCCTCCCCCGACATCCCGGCCCTCCTCGCCAACGGCCGCGAGGAGGACGCCGAGGCCGCCATGACCCTGAGCGAGCAGAAACTCGCGGACATCCTCGGGCGCGCCGCGGACAGCTCCGTCGCCTGGCCCGCCGACGGCCACATGGACACCGCCGCCCGCGACTTCTACAACGAGCACGGCGCGACCCGCTTCGTCCTCGACTCCTCCGCCATGCCCCCGCACCCCTGGGCGGAGGAGTCCGCGCCGGCCGCGGCGCCCCTGTCCCTTCCCGAGAGTGAGGAGGACGGCACCGCCCTCCTCGCGGACAGCCAACTCACCGACGCGTTGGCGCAGCACGGCCGCGGCCCGGGCCAGGCGGCGCTGGGAACCCAGCGGTTCGCCGCCGAGACCGCGATGCTCAGCGCGGCCGGGGACGGGGACTCCGACAGCGGGGGCAGCATCGTGGCGGTACCGCCCCGGGACTGGAACCCCGACCCCGCGTTCGCCCGCAACGTGCTGAGGGACAGCGACGACCTTCCCTGGCTGGAACCCGCGGCTCTGGAGGACGTCCGGTCCGGCTCCACGGACGAGCCCCAACGCCAGGAGCTGAGCTACCCGGCGCGGGGAACCCCGGAACAGCTCAGCGGCTCCTACCTGGACGGCAGCGGCGACCTGCGCGAGGAGGTCCGCCTGTTCAACAGCATCCTCGTCAAGGACGAGGAGGGAAGCATCGAGGACAACGACCCCTACCGCCCGGCCCTGTTGCGGCTGTCGTCCGCCGCCTGGCGCGAGGAGGAGAAACTCGCCTCCACCGCACGGGACCTGGTGGACTACTCGGTGCGCGAGAGCCTGAACCAGGTCCGGATCATCCCCACCGAACCCGTCACTCTCGCCGCCCAGCGCGGGAAGATCGGCATCCCGCTCGCCAACGACCTGCAGGACCACACCGTACGGGTCGACCTCACGATGTTCTCGGAGAACAACGAACAGCTGAGCGTCGGCGACTACCCCTCCCCCATCGAGCTCGGCCCGGAGACGAAGACCACGGTCTACGTTCCGCTGGAGGCACGGGTCAACGGACGCACCGTCCTCCACCTGGACCTGCACAACACCACGGGCGAACCACTGTCCTCCGGGGAGGTGCTCACCCCGGTCAACGCGACCGGCCTGGGCTCCCAAGCCCTCATCATCAGCGCCGCCGGCGCGCTCGTGCTCGTCATCGCACTCGCCCCTCGCGCACTGCGCAAATGGGCACGGAAACGCGCCAGAAGCGGCCAGGACGGACCGGAGGGGCCGACCGACAGCGGGGCCTCCGACGACAACCGCCCGTCCAGCGAACAACCGAACCAGACCGGCGGGAGCGAGCGGGACCCGGAAGCCTGACGGGAAACCTCCACCCCCTCCCAGCCACGTGACACCCGCAATCTCCGAAGGGAGCCATACCAGTGGCTACCGAAACCGCGAGCAGCGGCGACGCGAACGGCCGCGCGAACGGCGACGCGTGGCACGACGAGCACACCGACACGACCTCCGACGCCGCGGAGCAGGAGCCCCCCGCCGGCTCCGATGATCCCGGTTCGGGGGGAAAAGCGATGCGTTCCAGCATGGTGATGGCCGTCGGAACGACGGTGTCCCGGCTGACCGGGTTCGCCAAGGTCATGGTGCTCGCCGCCGCGCTGGGCACCCAGCTGCTCGGCGATGCCTACAACACGGCGCAGACCATCCCGTTCATCATCAACGACCTCCTGCTCGGAGGGCTGATGGTGAGCGTGATCATCCCCTTCCTGGTGAAACGGCGCAAACGTGACGCCGACGGCGGGGTGAAGACCGAGAACCGGCTGTTCACCGGCGCGGTCGTGCTGCTCTTCGCCGTCACCGCCGCCGCCATCGCCGCCTCCGAGCTCCTCATCCGCCTGTACGCGAGCGAGTTCACCCCCACCCAGGCCGACGTGTCGGTCTACCTGGCGCGCTTCCTCCTCGCCCAGATCTTCTTCGTCGGCCTGAGCGGCCTGGTCAGCGCGATGCTGAACACCCGCGACAAGTTCGGCGCCCCCGTGTGGGCCCCCGTGCTGAACAACCTCGTGATCATCACGGTCGGATGCCTCTTCCTGTGGATAGCCGGGCCCGGGAAGACCCCCGAGAGCGTCACCCAGAGCGAACTCACGCTGCTGGGGCTCGGAACCACCAGCGGGATGGCACTGCAGACCCTCGTCCTGCTCGCCTCGGTGTACCGCACCGGGTTCCGCTGGCGGCCCCGCCTGGACCTGCGCGGTTCGGGACTCGGCGAGGCCCTGCGCGCCGCCGGATGGATGCTGCTGTACACCCTCATGACCCAGCTCGGCCTGCTGATCACCACGAACATCGCGACCCGCGCGGGCGTCGCCAGCGTGCAGGCCGACACGGACGTCGGCGCGGGGATCACCGCCTACAACTACGCCTACCAGCTCTTCCAGCTGCCGTACGCCATCATCGCCGTCTCCCTCATCACCGTGCTCCTCCCCCGGATGAGCGGTAACGTCGAGGAGGGCAACTGGGAGGAGGTCCGTGCGGGCTTCTCCCGCACACTGCGCGTGTCGGCGCTCGTCCTGGTCCCGCTGGGGCTGGCGACGGCCATCTTCGCGACCCAGGTCGCCACACTGATCTTCGCGCGCGGCAGCACCTCCACCGCCGACGCGCACAACATCGGAAGCGTCCTCGCCGTCATGGCGCTCGGCCTCGTCCCGTTCACGATCTTCCAGCTCATGCTGCGGGTGTTCTACGCCATGAGCGACACCCGCACCCCCGCCCTGATCAGCATCGCCAACGTCGCCGTGCACGGGACGCTGGCGGTGACCGCCTACATGATCCTGCCGCCGGACCAGGT is a window encoding:
- a CDS encoding DUF6049 family protein, encoding MRRFVHLIAVTTTAAFALAPLSAPSAAPLADTAPAAADNTDGSGAVLVDEISPRAVGADDTLTLSGRVTNTTDSELTDASVRLRYTEVPFEQRSELDTYDDGESDPPEQTHGETPIDTELEAGESATYELEVDVADLDLGGAGVYPIAVEARTGSGTELGSQRTFLPYQDDSSPEPADIAWVWPLAGGPHRTDDDTYLHRDFPQSLTADGRLGTLLSAGAQEGGLPLAPEVDDTAPPQEESASPTDDDADDGAEGDADSGVPVTWAVDPALLDDVNRLTEDSYEVLAEPLADVEGEDPETTEHDSSGAAQVWLEQARDALGDETLVSTPYASPDIPALLANGREEDAEAAMTLSEQKLADILGRAADSSVAWPADGHMDTAARDFYNEHGATRFVLDSSAMPPHPWAEESAPAAAPLSLPESEEDGTALLADSQLTDALAQHGRGPGQAALGTQRFAAETAMLSAAGDGDSDSGGSIVAVPPRDWNPDPAFARNVLRDSDDLPWLEPAALEDVRSGSTDEPQRQELSYPARGTPEQLSGSYLDGSGDLREEVRLFNSILVKDEEGSIEDNDPYRPALLRLSSAAWREEEKLASTARDLVDYSVRESLNQVRIIPTEPVTLAAQRGKIGIPLANDLQDHTVRVDLTMFSENNEQLSVGDYPSPIELGPETKTTVYVPLEARVNGRTVLHLDLHNTTGEPLSSGEVLTPVNATGLGSQALIISAAGALVLVIALAPRALRKWARKRARSGQDGPEGPTDSGASDDNRPSSEQPNQTGGSERDPEA
- the murJ gene encoding murein biosynthesis integral membrane protein MurJ, with the translated sequence MATETASSGDANGRANGDAWHDEHTDTTSDAAEQEPPAGSDDPGSGGKAMRSSMVMAVGTTVSRLTGFAKVMVLAAALGTQLLGDAYNTAQTIPFIINDLLLGGLMVSVIIPFLVKRRKRDADGGVKTENRLFTGAVVLLFAVTAAAIAASELLIRLYASEFTPTQADVSVYLARFLLAQIFFVGLSGLVSAMLNTRDKFGAPVWAPVLNNLVIITVGCLFLWIAGPGKTPESVTQSELTLLGLGTTSGMALQTLVLLASVYRTGFRWRPRLDLRGSGLGEALRAAGWMLLYTLMTQLGLLITTNIATRAGVASVQADTDVGAGITAYNYAYQLFQLPYAIIAVSLITVLLPRMSGNVEEGNWEEVRAGFSRTLRVSALVLVPLGLATAIFATQVATLIFARGSTSTADAHNIGSVLAVMALGLVPFTIFQLMLRVFYAMSDTRTPALISIANVAVHGTLAVTAYMILPPDQVVIGVAAGFMFSFVTGLSIAGAILSRRLNGLDGRHICRTLLRLYLAAAPSVAVGLLTLRLFGGLFGAGLATNIGAPLTGCVAGGALFLLCARLLRIRELDSVLHLVRTRLKR